CCGTGGGTTACGCGCAGGCTGTGGTGAACCCCTGTTGTGGCAATATCGGCGGCGGTGGGTTTATGACGCTGCACCTGGCCGATGGGAAAGACACCTTTATCAACTTCCGTGAAACGGCACCTGCGGCAGCCAGCGCCAACATGTATCTGAACGCTGATGGGAGCGTGAAAAAAGACGCGAGCCTGTACGGCTATCTGGCCGCTGGCGTACCGGGAACGGTGCTGGGGCTGGATACTGCGCTGCAAAAATACGGCAAATTGACGCGCGAACAGGTGATGGCACCCGCAATTAAACTGGCGCGTGAAGGTTTTGAACTGACGCGAGCAGACACCGATATTCTGGACACCACCGTCAAGCGCTTCAAAGCCGATCCTGAGGCGGCGCGCATTTTCCTGCGTCCTGACGGTAGTGCGTTGCAGCCCGGCGATAAGCTGGTTCAAACCGATCTGGCGAATACGCTGGCGGCGATCGCCGCTAAAGGGCCGGATGCTTTCTACAAGGGCACAATCCCGCAGATGGTGGAGAAAGCGGCAAAGCAGGGTGGTGGGATTCTGACGGTAGCTGATTTTGCCGATTACCGTATTACCGAAACGGCACCGATAACCTGTAACTATCGCGGTTATCAATTTGTCTCTTCGCCACCGCCCAGCTCCGGTGGTGTCACGATGTGTGAAATTCTCAATATTGTCGAAGGCTACGACATTAAATCGACGGGCTTTAACTCGGCAGCCACCGTGCATGTGCTGACGGAAGCGATGCGCCACGCCTACATGGACCGTAACACGTACCTCGGCGATCCGGCGTTTGTGAGTAATCCCGTCGAGCGCCTGTTGAGTAAGGATTATGCCGCCGAAATCCGCAAAAAAATCGAACCGGAGAACGCGACGCCGTCCGAAAACGTGCAGCCGGGGATTGGCCCGCACGAGCGACCAGAAACGACGCACTACTCCATCGTGGATAATCAGGGCAATGCGGTGTCCACGACTTATACCGTCAACGGGCGTTTTGGTTCGGTGGTAATTGCGCCGGGTACGGGCTTCTTCCTCAATAACGAAATGGATGACTTTACCGTGAAGGTTGGCGAGAAAAACCTGTACGGATTAGTACAAGGGGAACGTAATTCGATCGCCCCCGGTAAGCGCCCACTTTCGTCCATGAGCCCGTCACTGGTGACGAAAGATGGAAAAGTCTTCATGGTGCTCGGTTCGCCCGGCGGTTCGCGCATTATCACCATCACGCTGCAAACGGCGCTGAATATTATCGATCACGGCATGGCGCCGCAGGAAGCGGTGGACGCACCGCGCATCCATCATCAGTGGCTGCCGGACGAGGTGTATTACGAACAGCGTGGGCTGTCTGCGGATACGCTGAACCTGCTGAAGCAGCGCGGCTACAAGATGGTGGAACAGACGCCTTGGGGCGCAGCAGAGCTGATTCTGGTTGGCTTACCAGGTGCGGCGGGCGTGACGCCTGCGGATTCGGGCAATGACTCGGCGGTATCCGGGAAAGTGCGTGAAGGTTACCTGTACGGCGCAAATGATATCCGCCGCCCGGCCGGGGCAGCGATAGGGTATTAATTTTACTTTCCTATAAGTTAGCGGCCCAGAAAGGGCCGCTCTATTGAATCTATTCTGATTTTTTATCAATTAGCCCGAGTAAAGACATATCATAGAGAAGATCTGATTTTTCTTCCTCGGTAATATCTTGGGTTAGTTTATCCAAACCTTGATTTGAGAGGATACTGTTTATACTGTTACGTAAATTTTTTTCAACCTGTTGTGGTCCCCTTCCTGCCATTAAAACCAATGTGACCACGTCGAGCATTAGGTTTTCTATATCTAATGCATAGGCATTTTCAAACTGATAGTATGCATAGCCGATCTCTGACTCATGTTCAGCCCATCTTTCACCTCGGCGATTAAACGACTCAATTTTATTCCTGCAATAGGCATAATAATATCTTAAAAGAGAGTTTTTAATTTCTTCATAATTAATTCTTTCCTCTGTCATTTTTTTGCTCCTGGTCTCAATGTAATCCCGTTGTTGTCAAGTATTTTCACTTCAATCCCAGGGTATCTTTGCTGAAATTGCTCTACAACTCCTAAGCAACTTCCACAGGCTGGACGCTCTGTAAAGATAGTAACCGTTCCTTTAGCTGATATATTACCAGCTAATTTGTCTGAAATATTATCCAGTATCTTATATTCTGAATCCGTATTTCTGGCTATTATAAACCCCTTATTGTTAGGTATCTCTTGGTATTTGAAACTCTCACTTCCTTTACCAACTAAGCCATTACCGGATACATTCACACCACTATGCGCAGCTAGTGTTTTTGGAATGCCGGGGATATTAATATCTGCGACGGCAACATTACCACTACGTTTGGGATCTGATGGTAGTCCTGCTCTTAGGTCTGTCACCTGTTGTTTAAATGCTACCGTCTGCTGTATGGTCTTCTCATTAACCAGATAACTTTTCCAGCCTGCGGTTGGCGTCACGAGGCTTTTTGACAGGTATTGATTACCAACGCCTGCCTTCCCGATGCCCGCGAATGTACTCGCTATCGAAATACCAAAACCTAAAGCTTCTACTGTGTCCTTAGACCAGCCTGTCATCTGGCTAAAATTTTCAATCCATTGGTTTCTGGCAAACATCTGACCATCAGAAATGCTGTCGCCTGTAGTATAGGTAAACAGCTGTTCCATGTCATAGCCTACATAAAGCGGGTAATTGCTTGTACGTTGCCGATCTTTTTGCACCCAATAATTGGCGAGTATTCCATCTTCTTCGCGTGTTGCAGGGTACAGCGCCATCAACGTTTCATATTGCTGACGTTCTTCTGAATTTAACGATTCCTGCGCCACACAGTTAACTTTGCGACAGGATGCTGCCAACAGGCGCATTTCTTTCTCTTTGTTACCCTCGGCAAGCTCTTTGATGGCCTGAATTTCATCAAGGTGCAATTGTCGATTAAAGCGTTCAACAATTTCAGCAGCGTTGGCACCGCTATTTACGCCACTGGCTTTGCCTGTGGCGACTGCGCCCATAATCGCACCCGCGAAGCGGCTAATTTGAGCCTGCTTTTCTTGCCATCCTTCTGATTTTACAAGGTTATCGTTAATAATTATGCCAGCCAGCTCTGCTGCCAGTGCGCCTGCCGCAGCGCCTTTGACGTTACCACCGCTGATTTCAGCCGCTATGCCCGAAACGACAGCATGGCTGAGTGCTTTGCCCGGCACATCAAGGACAGAGCCGTTATCCCCTATAAACTTCGCCCCTTCAGCGTTAATTTGGCTGCCGATATTACTTAGGAGCGCGGTGGTGAAATTATCTTTGAAGCTACCGCCGTTAATCGCGGTGCCGATGCTGGAGCTGATAACTGACTGTCCGGCGACACGTTGCGCCACCTTACTCCAGTCACCGTTGCTGAGCATGGGTAATTTCTCTGCGCCAACAACCGCACGGCCAGTTTTTAATATGTGATCAAAACTGGCTAACGCACCACCCACAGCCATTGAAGTCACCAGCGATTGAACAGAGGCGCTGCTACCTAATGCCCGCATGGTTTTGGTCAGGTTGCCTTTGTTGTCGATCAGCGCGATGGCTGCCTGTGAGGTTAGTGCCGTCATCCCAGAGTAGACAGCTCCAGACATCACGGTGGCTGTCATCCCTGAAGTCGTACCGGCTGCTGCTGTCGCCGCCATCCCTGCCAATCCCGCTCCTGCGGTAACTGCCGCAACGGCAATGGCAATCACGGCACCCACTACGGGGTTCAGGCTTTGTGTGGTGTGGTTCCAACTGCTGTAGGCATCCTGTACTGCGTTCCATTGCACGTCTTTACGACTATTCAGCCCTTTGAGCCACGTTGCTCCTGGTGTATTGCTGAGTATCAGCAATGCTTCTTGCAGCGATTTAGCATTGTGTGTTTTTACGTCAGCGGAAATCCCTGTTGCGGCATCAACGGTAAACTGACCACCTGCATGGATAGATGGCAATAGCCATGTGTCCTTGGTGTATCCCTTATCGGAATTTTTAATGAAAAAACCTTTCGATGTGGTGATGGTTTGCTCGAACGTGGTATTTTTTACCGCTTTAAAGATGACCTGACCCTTAGTGCTGGTGAGTTTGGCGTTCTTGCCTGCCGCTATTTTGCTGGCTTCATAGATGCTGTCATCGCGGCTAAGCAGACTGATGTCACTTCCTGCAGTAAACTCAGCTACTTTGTTGCTGACACTATGATATGTCTGTTTACCTTTTTTCTTTTTGCCATACCAGGTGCGGCTACTGGATTCTGTTTCATAGTGATTGGTTTCTTCCATGGCCTGCGCATACAGGAATCCCCCTTTAGCAGCAACATCCATTGCGCCTTTTGCAACTAAACTCGTTGCCTGGAATAAGATGCTGCTGTTGGATAACAGCGTCAGCACACCACCGCTGTTTAACACGACATTTTGTTGTGTCGTAGACTCATTAAATTCATTATTGCCTTCTCGCATCGCGTAATTTTTTAGTGCGTTAAATTCCATCTTTCCACGGGAGCTTAACGTCATATCCCCTATTGAGGACAATGAACTTCCGTATGCAATGAGATCGCCATTTGTGGCAAGGGTAAGATTTCTCCTTGCATTAATCTGAGTGATAGCATGGCGATCGTCTCTATTGTCCTCATCAGGAGTGGCGATGGCAGAATACGCGGTAGAAAGTAATGAAAGAGTGTTACCAGCCAAGAGAGTGATATTACTGGCGGATAAGTTTGCTGATTTAATACTAAGTGTATTTCCTGAGTTTATTAATAGATTTCCGTTACTCACAATTCGACTTGACAATGAAGGGTGGCGTGTTGATGGAAGATATTTTTTATAAGCCTCATCTGTCTTTTTAGAGTCGATAGTCAGGATGCCATTGGCGATTAAATCAATATCCCTTCCTGAGTTAAAAAATACTCCAAATAAAGATAGGTTACCTTCTGCTTTGGCAAGGATGCTGTTTCTTGAAAATATTTTATTTAACTTAGATAATGTGTTGTCAAATCTCTCTTGATCGTTGTTCTGCGTTACTCCCGTCCCCGTTTTATGAGTGATTAAATCGTATTGATGATTGTTAATTATGATGTCTTTTTTGGCAGTTAATGCAGTGTTTGTGTTATCTCCAAAAATAACACCTGATAAATTTATATTCCCACCCGAATTTAAAGAAAGCGTATCTCCTGCGTGGAGTGATGCATACTGACGATCGCCATTATCATTAAATGTTGGTCGCGTGCCTGTGGAGTAATAGATATTACCTTCACGGCTGTTAAGACTAACGTTATTTGCTTTCAAAACCGATATCGTTGAAGCAATTGTGGCAATGGAGTTGATGTTTATATCTTTGTTTTTTGATAGTAAATTTGAGTTGTCAATAATTGTTTGATTTTTAGAAATCAAATTTATATTATTTGATGATTCAATTATACCATTTATTTTTATATCACCAGCATTCAGTAAAACTTCATTTCCATTAATGTTTATTGTGTCAGGAGTGACAACCGTTGGAGAGGTTGGTTGCAGGACATTTCCTATTTTTATTAGCCTTTCAAAATCTGCAACGACATTCCCAGTGGCATGTACCTTTGCCGATAGCAACTGCTCGCCTTTAAAAACGCTCTCTTTGTCTTTGACTTTATAGTAGGCAAGGATAAGCGGTATACCATCATCCAAAATAGTTGTACTGGCCGATTGTGGCGTATTCGAACGTCTAATGGCCTGTTCTTGTGCCGTTTCTGAGCGGAAATTGGTTGTATGTTCAGTTTGTTTTAACAACGGGGAGATATTTAAAAATTCCTGTCCTGCCAGAAAGATATTTCCATAGGATTTCAAATTGCTGGCGTTATTCTCCAACCGTGTAGCATTAATATAGAGGTTTTTTGCTCCGTGAATTTCGGATTCAGATGTAGCAACGTCCCCTTCAAGCTCTTTTTTAACAATTAAAGGGATATATGTTTTTGCATCGGAAAGCGATCGTATTGGTAATTCATTGCCAACATTAAGGTTGGCGTAAGTTAAATCCTTCTTCTCTTTTACAACGATCTGATCTCTGACATTGTTAAGCGATCTCGTCCGAATCACCAAATCCCCGATATTGGTTTTAATCGTCCCTGAACGATTTTCGACCTTAACGCCTTTATTCCCCGTCGCGTCTTTTTGGATCCACAGGTTGTTGTTGGCCTGAATGGTGGCCTGCGTGTTGGTCAGGTTATCGTTGAACAGGCGCATATCTTCGCCTGCTATAATATTCCCTTGGTTATTCAATACGGTACTGGCAAGCGTGATATCACGATCGCTTTTCACCGTATTGCCTGCGGCGATGTCGACCTGTTGTGCAGTCAGATTAATATCGGTTTTCGCGTGCACATTACCGAGCTGGATTTTACCTTTGCTGTCTAGCGTAATGCCTTGCTGAGAGCTGGTCAGGTTAGCGACGTTCGCACCAACGCCATCCTCGGTTGCCACGAGTCGGATACGTTCAGCGTACATGCCGCCAAGCGCTTTGGTGTCGACTGCCAGTAGTGGTTTTGCACCTTCTCCGGCGATAGGAACGATCGTGCCGGTTTTGAAATCGACCCGATTGCTGCCTTGAGTTAGCGTCAGGTTTTTCGCGTTGATTTTGCCGTTCAGTTCGGTTGCCCGGCTGAGGATATCGACATAATCCGTTGCTGAACCGTCCAGGCCTTTGCCACCAATGGTGATGCTGCCTTTTTTCACTTCCAGCGCTTCAAGTGCGCCTTGCTGATCTAACACCGGTTTACCCGTCGTCAGCGTGGCTGAAGGCGTGTTGATAAACCCACATCCGTCACAGGTGATGCCGTTAGGGTTAGCAATCAATACGTTGGCTTTATTCCCGAAGACTTCTATTTTCCCTTGCAGGTCTGAGCGGGTGGAGCCCGTCACCTCGTTGATAATCAAATCGGCCGCTTTGCCATTGAGGTTGGCGTTAGCGTTTACCTGTCCGGCCAACTGCGATTGACCTGCGGCAATGCTGTTATTTAGCACGGCACCAGGTGTTCCGACGCTGAAATCTTTATAGGTATTGTGAGAAACACCTGCCGCATTTGGCGTCGCGATATTGATGACCGGGACGGCACCCGCGTTGTTGACCTGCGTACGTGGGCCGTCTGGCGTGAGCGCCGCGAATGCAGGGTGTAAGGGTTGAATTGCGGTCAGGTAGATCAGCAGATAGCTAAGCCCGCGTGTGGTGCGGTTATTGAATTTTTCCATGTGACTTTCCTTGTTTTCCTTTTGCTGTGAATCAATGCTTAATCAAAAAGTGCTGTAACGGGGAGGGAGGCGTTCCAGTAAACGACGGCGTTATCGGGATGGAGATCGTCCGGGAAATGCAGCGGCACACCGAGCGACACGGATTGGCTTACCCAACGTGAAGACGCGGACAGACCAACGGAAGCGCCGGTCATATTGCCGCCATCGACTTTGCCGGTTTTCCCGGCGATCCATCCGCTATCCACTGCCGTTGTGAGCGCGATATCGCCCAGGAACGGCAGCGTGGCGAATTGCCAGTTCACTTCGTTACGCCAGTAGAAACCCCGATTGCCGGTCAGCGTTTGTTCCTTAAAGCCCCGCACGGAATACTCGCCGCCGAGCGAGACGCGTTCGCTGGTATACAGGTTGTCCGGCGTGGTTTGGCCGTAGAGGGAGGTCAGGAAGGTCAGCGAAGGTGCAAGCGGGTAGAAATAGCTGCTGCTGACGCTAAATTTACGGAACTCGCTGCGTGGCAGGCCACTGTTTTCCTTTGTGTCATCCGTCGCGCCCCAGCTCCTCAAGCCGTGGCTTAGCATCGGGTTGAGCGTAAAATATCCACCTGCCAGCGTGGTGCTGTAGCTGAGTCCAATACTGGCGCTGCTGACCGTAGGGCTGCTGACTTCAAGGCGTTCGCCTGCCATGCGGTTCTCGGTGCGTCGACGAGAAAGCGCGCTATCCAGCGCCAGCTTTTGCTTCCCATCCCGATAGAGCGTTCTGTTGAGGTTGAGTCGATGGGTATTGCTTTGGCCTTCATAGCGATACGCGCTGCTGCCAATCGGGATCGGCTGGAAAAAGTCGTTCCAGGCGTATTGATAGCCGAGTGTCCAGTAGCCATAAGGCAAGGACATCCCGCCCGATAAGGCTTTGCTGCCGTAGCGATGGTTGAATGCGCTATCACGGCTGGCGGTGAGCCACCAGCGGTCAGCGAGTCGCAGCGGGTTATCGAGCGTGAGATGAGTGGAAAGTTGTTCGCGGCCCGTGCTTTTTTGTCCGCTGTTGTCCGTGCTGAGAGACAAGGCCACAGGGCGGGATTTTGTGGTGCGTTTTAGATAAACAATCGAACTTCCGGCTTGTTTTCCCGGCTGAATATCAATCGCCACCTGTTGCGAAGGCAGGCGATTAATCTGTTCCATCCCTTGTTCGATATCGCGCAGATTAAGAATACGTCCTTCCAGCCCGGGGAATGCCATCTTGATTGCCAGTGGTGTTTCCCCTTCCATGCGGATGGCTTCTATTTTTCCCTCGCTGACGCTGATGATGAGCGTGCCGCCGGAGAGGTCTTGCTCCTGTAAATAGGCCTGACTGGTGACAAAGCCGTGATTGAGGTAGGTGTTGGTGGTTTCCCTCACGACGTTATGGATGGTGGCTAAATCAAGGCAGCGATTTTGGTAGCGTTGCTGGAGAGCGGTCCGATCTTTCGTCGAGAGAGTGTTTGCACCGTGAAAGACAATGCTTTGGATGGGGAAGCAGACGGCATCCTTTGCTGCTGATGCTGTGACCGTGGGTATCGTTAAGGTGGTGCTGTTTTCCAACGATAAACGCTGCTGCTTGGCCTGCTCTAATAATGCTTTTTGCTGGAGCTCCAGCGCATCTCGATCCGTTGGGCTGATGGCAGTGGCGGCAAAGGTTGAGCTGCTGACGCTCAAAAAAATAAGGCTTATAAAAGAAAGGGTTTTACACAAAATGAACGCAATCCTTACGTTGATTTACATTTTGCGCTTATATACACAAATGCCATATTCCGTGGCTAGGTAAAATCAATGGCCAGTAGAAATTCGACAGAATGCATTGAGAAACTCAATTCATGAGAATAAAAATGATAGTCATTATCATTTTTATATAGATAGAAAGGTAACTATATCGTAAGTCAGAGTAATTTTTATATTTATCATAGGGTTTCCGCTGCGATGGAAACCCTATGAGGAGGAAGAGATCGAAATCAAGTACGCGTTAGCGCCCCCAGACAGTCATCCAGTGCGCCGACCAGCCAGTCGATATCTTGTTTCTGGAATGCCAGCGGCGGACGCAGTTTAAGCACGTTGCCATAAGGACCCGCCACGGACGTCAGTACGCCGTTGTCGCGTAGCGCTTCCGTTAGATTCAGCGCCAGTGCTTTATCCGGCGTTTTGTTCTCTCTGTCACTCACCAGCTCAAACCCGATGAATAGCCCAGCACCGCGCACGTTGCCTACACTGGCGTATTTTTCTTGAAGAGTAGTGAGTTCCGCCAGCAACTGTGCACCCACGATGCGGCTGTGTTCCTGAAGCTGCTCATCGTGAATCACCTTCAGCACCGCCTGTGCCGCGGTCATCGCCACCGGATTCCCACCGAACGTATTGAAGTAGGGGATCTGGTCGCTGAAGGCGGCGAGTACGTCGCTTTTTGCCAGCAGCCCAGATCCGGTGCATTGACCCGATAGGCATCCGGTGGTGGAACCAGCTGCGTGGTCGCCGCCAACGGCTGGCCGCTGCCCAATGCAGGTGAGACGCCGGAGGTCAGATCGCTGGTGCCGTGGTAGGCTTCACGCGTCACGATCACACCTGTGCCTATACATCGAGGTATTTCTTGCCGTCGGCATGTTCGGCGCGGAAGCTGTTGGTATCCATGATGGTTGAACGTGTTGACATACTCTCTCCCGTTATAAAATGTGCGCCGCAGTGTTAGTTGGCATCGGCGACAAGCGGCTCGAGCAGATGTTCCCGTCGTGCTTTGGTCGTCAGGAAATAGAGGTAGCCGAGCAGCATAAAGGTGCAGAACAGCCCCCCGATCACTGGGTTGAACCAGAGCATCGCAATCAGGCAGATGATGGCGCAGACGAGTGCGAACGCGGGGACGATAGGGTAACCGGGGGCACGATAGCTGCGTGCCATATTGGGGGCGCTACG
This genomic interval from Pectobacterium aquaticum contains the following:
- a CDS encoding DUF637 domain-containing protein is translated as MEKFNNRTTRGLSYLLIYLTAIQPLHPAFAALTPDGPRTQVNNAGAVPVINIATPNAAGVSHNTYKDFSVGTPGAVLNNSIAAGQSQLAGQVNANANLNGKAADLIINEVTGSTRSDLQGKIEVFGNKANVLIANPNGITCDGCGFINTPSATLTTGKPVLDQQGALEALEVKKGSITIGGKGLDGSATDYVDILSRATELNGKINAKNLTLTQGSNRVDFKTGTIVPIAGEGAKPLLAVDTKALGGMYAERIRLVATEDGVGANVANLTSSQQGITLDSKGKIQLGNVHAKTDINLTAQQVDIAAGNTVKSDRDITLASTVLNNQGNIIAGEDMRLFNDNLTNTQATIQANNNLWIQKDATGNKGVKVENRSGTIKTNIGDLVIRTRSLNNVRDQIVVKEKKDLTYANLNVGNELPIRSLSDAKTYIPLIVKKELEGDVATSESEIHGAKNLYINATRLENNASNLKSYGNIFLAGQEFLNISPLLKQTEHTTNFRSETAQEQAIRRSNTPQSASTTILDDGIPLILAYYKVKDKESVFKGEQLLSAKVHATGNVVADFERLIKIGNVLQPTSPTVVTPDTININGNEVLLNAGDIKINGIIESSNNINLISKNQTIIDNSNLLSKNKDININSIATIASTISVLKANNVSLNSREGNIYYSTGTRPTFNDNGDRQYASLHAGDTLSLNSGGNINLSGVIFGDNTNTALTAKKDIIINNHQYDLITHKTGTGVTQNNDQERFDNTLSKLNKIFSRNSILAKAEGNLSLFGVFFNSGRDIDLIANGILTIDSKKTDEAYKKYLPSTRHPSLSSRIVSNGNLLINSGNTLSIKSANLSASNITLLAGNTLSLLSTAYSAIATPDEDNRDDRHAITQINARRNLTLATNGDLIAYGSSLSSIGDMTLSSRGKMEFNALKNYAMREGNNEFNESTTQQNVVLNSGGVLTLLSNSSILFQATSLVAKGAMDVAAKGGFLYAQAMEETNHYETESSSRTWYGKKKKGKQTYHSVSNKVAEFTAGSDISLLSRDDSIYEASKIAAGKNAKLTSTKGQVIFKAVKNTTFEQTITTSKGFFIKNSDKGYTKDTWLLPSIHAGGQFTVDAATGISADVKTHNAKSLQEALLILSNTPGATWLKGLNSRKDVQWNAVQDAYSSWNHTTQSLNPVVGAVIAIAVAAVTAGAGLAGMAATAAAGTTSGMTATVMSGAVYSGMTALTSQAAIALIDNKGNLTKTMRALGSSASVQSLVTSMAVGGALASFDHILKTGRAVVGAEKLPMLSNGDWSKVAQRVAGQSVISSSIGTAINGGSFKDNFTTALLSNIGSQINAEGAKFIGDNGSVLDVPGKALSHAVVSGIAAEISGGNVKGAAAGALAAELAGIIINDNLVKSEGWQEKQAQISRFAGAIMGAVATGKASGVNSGANAAEIVERFNRQLHLDEIQAIKELAEGNKEKEMRLLAASCRKVNCVAQESLNSEERQQYETLMALYPATREEDGILANYWVQKDRQRTSNYPLYVGYDMEQLFTYTTGDSISDGQMFARNQWIENFSQMTGWSKDTVEALGFGISIASTFAGIGKAGVGNQYLSKSLVTPTAGWKSYLVNEKTIQQTVAFKQQVTDLRAGLPSDPKRSGNVAVADINIPGIPKTLAAHSGVNVSGNGLVGKGSESFKYQEIPNNKGFIIARNTDSEYKILDNISDKLAGNISAKGTVTIFTERPACGSCLGVVEQFQQRYPGIEVKILDNNGITLRPGAKK
- the ggt gene encoding gamma-glutamyltransferase translates to MRIKNKTSGKWLLSLSVTALLVSGTVQAASAPAVEAKNGMVVSSQYLASQIGVDILKMGGNAIDAAVAVGYAQAVVNPCCGNIGGGGFMTLHLADGKDTFINFRETAPAAASANMYLNADGSVKKDASLYGYLAAGVPGTVLGLDTALQKYGKLTREQVMAPAIKLAREGFELTRADTDILDTTVKRFKADPEAARIFLRPDGSALQPGDKLVQTDLANTLAAIAAKGPDAFYKGTIPQMVEKAAKQGGGILTVADFADYRITETAPITCNYRGYQFVSSPPPSSGGVTMCEILNIVEGYDIKSTGFNSAATVHVLTEAMRHAYMDRNTYLGDPAFVSNPVERLLSKDYAAEIRKKIEPENATPSENVQPGIGPHERPETTHYSIVDNQGNAVSTTYTVNGRFGSVVIAPGTGFFLNNEMDDFTVKVGEKNLYGLVQGERNSIAPGKRPLSSMSPSLVTKDGKVFMVLGSPGGSRIITITLQTALNIIDHGMAPQEAVDAPRIHHQWLPDEVYYEQRGLSADTLNLLKQRGYKMVEQTPWGAAELILVGLPGAAGVTPADSGNDSAVSGKVREGYLYGANDIRRPAGAAIGY
- a CDS encoding ShlB/FhaC/HecB family hemolysin secretion/activation protein, which translates into the protein MCKTLSFISLIFLSVSSSTFAATAISPTDRDALELQQKALLEQAKQQRLSLENSTTLTIPTVTASAAKDAVCFPIQSIVFHGANTLSTKDRTALQQRYQNRCLDLATIHNVVRETTNTYLNHGFVTSQAYLQEQDLSGGTLIISVSEGKIEAIRMEGETPLAIKMAFPGLEGRILNLRDIEQGMEQINRLPSQQVAIDIQPGKQAGSSIVYLKRTTKSRPVALSLSTDNSGQKSTGREQLSTHLTLDNPLRLADRWWLTASRDSAFNHRYGSKALSGGMSLPYGYWTLGYQYAWNDFFQPIPIGSSAYRYEGQSNTHRLNLNRTLYRDGKQKLALDSALSRRRTENRMAGERLEVSSPTVSSASIGLSYSTTLAGGYFTLNPMLSHGLRSWGATDDTKENSGLPRSEFRKFSVSSSYFYPLAPSLTFLTSLYGQTTPDNLYTSERVSLGGEYSVRGFKEQTLTGNRGFYWRNEVNWQFATLPFLGDIALTTAVDSGWIAGKTGKVDGGNMTGASVGLSASSRWVSQSVSLGVPLHFPDDLHPDNAVVYWNASLPVTALFD